One region of Dokdonia sp. 4H-3-7-5 genomic DNA includes:
- a CDS encoding thioredoxin family protein → MSLTPSTMLDLGTKAPEFQLIDTVTNQLCSYHDVKGERGTVVMFICNHCPFVIHVIDEIVRIANDYRVLGFGFVAISSNDIVKYPQDGPEMMWQNARKNNFTFPYLLDETQEVAKNYKAACTPDLYVFGPNNKLVYRGQLDNSRPGNGIPVNGRDLREALDNIFNSKPQSTLQKPSMGCNIKWKS, encoded by the coding sequence ATGTCACTCACTCCTTCAACCATGCTCGATCTGGGCACAAAAGCCCCAGAATTTCAACTTATAGATACCGTTACAAATCAGCTGTGTAGTTACCATGATGTTAAAGGAGAACGCGGTACTGTGGTGATGTTTATATGTAATCACTGTCCTTTTGTTATTCATGTGATAGATGAGATCGTGCGTATAGCAAATGATTATCGCGTGCTTGGTTTTGGGTTTGTTGCCATAAGCAGTAATGATATTGTTAAGTATCCGCAAGATGGGCCAGAGATGATGTGGCAAAATGCTCGTAAAAACAACTTCACATTTCCTTATCTACTTGATGAAACACAAGAGGTAGCAAAAAACTATAAGGCGGCATGTACTCCAGATCTCTATGTTTTTGGACCTAATAACAAGCTAGTATATCGCGGTCAGCTTGATAATAGTCGTCCGGGTAATGGAATTCCTGTAAATGGACGTGACTTAAGAGAGGCGCTAGATAACATTTTCAATAGTAAGCCCCAATCTACCCTCCAAAAGCCAAGTATGGGTTGTAATATCAAGTGGAAATCATAA
- the htpG gene encoding molecular chaperone HtpG produces the protein MSTGKINVSVENIFPLIKKFLYSDHEIFLRELVSNATDATLKLKHLTSIGEASVDYGNPKIEIKIDKEGKKLHIIDQGLGMTQDEVEKYINQLAFSGAEEFLNKYEEGAKDTGIIGHFGLGFYSAFMVASTVEIITKSYKDEPAAHWTCDGSPNFTLEAADKTDRGTEIILHIADDSLEFLEENRISGLLAKYNKFMPVPIKFGMKTETLPKPEDAKEEDPAPTQEVDNIINNPEPAWTKQPADLEDEDYKNFYQELYPSQFDEPLFNIHLNVDYPFNLTGILYFPKLGQDMNIQKDRIQLYQNQVFVTDNVEGIVPDFLTMLRGVIDSPDIPLNVSRSYLQADGAVKKISGYISRKVADKLKSLFNSDRADFEKKWNDIKLVIEYGMLSEDKFFEKADKFALYPTVDDSYFTWEELEAKIKDNQTDKDGKMVVLYASDKDTQHSYIESAKAKGYEVLLLDTPIVPHLIQKLETSKENVSFVRVDGDHINNLIKKDEEEISKLSDEEMETVKTTITEAIGTTSYTVQVEAMDSNAAPFIITQPEFMRRMKEMQQTGGGGGMNMFGNMPEMYNLVVNGNHALVSEILNADSEDTKKRLITQSFDLAKLSQNLLKGEELTSFIKRSYEMIK, from the coding sequence ATGTCAACAGGAAAAATTAATGTATCGGTAGAGAATATCTTTCCGCTTATTAAAAAGTTCTTATATAGTGATCACGAGATCTTTCTCCGTGAGCTCGTTTCAAATGCAACAGATGCAACACTTAAACTAAAGCACTTAACTTCAATAGGAGAGGCTAGTGTAGATTATGGAAATCCTAAAATTGAGATTAAGATTGATAAAGAAGGAAAGAAACTTCACATTATCGATCAAGGTCTTGGTATGACGCAAGATGAGGTTGAAAAGTACATCAACCAACTTGCATTTTCTGGAGCAGAGGAGTTTTTAAATAAGTATGAAGAAGGAGCAAAGGACACTGGAATTATAGGTCATTTTGGTCTAGGTTTCTACTCTGCTTTTATGGTAGCTTCTACTGTAGAGATTATCACAAAATCTTACAAAGATGAGCCTGCAGCACACTGGACGTGTGATGGTAGCCCTAACTTTACACTTGAAGCGGCAGATAAAACTGACAGAGGAACAGAAATCATACTACACATTGCAGATGATAGCTTAGAGTTTCTTGAAGAAAACCGCATCTCTGGATTACTAGCAAAGTATAACAAGTTTATGCCAGTGCCAATTAAGTTTGGTATGAAAACAGAAACACTTCCTAAGCCAGAAGACGCAAAAGAAGAAGATCCTGCACCTACACAAGAGGTAGATAATATCATCAACAACCCAGAACCAGCATGGACTAAGCAACCTGCAGATCTAGAGGATGAGGATTATAAGAACTTCTATCAAGAATTATATCCATCACAATTTGATGAGCCATTATTCAACATTCACTTAAATGTAGATTATCCTTTTAACCTAACAGGAATTTTATACTTCCCTAAGTTAGGACAGGATATGAACATACAGAAGGATCGCATACAGTTATATCAAAATCAAGTTTTTGTAACTGATAATGTAGAAGGTATTGTACCAGATTTCTTGACAATGTTACGCGGAGTGATAGACTCTCCAGATATTCCACTTAACGTATCACGTAGCTATTTACAAGCAGATGGTGCCGTAAAGAAAATCTCTGGTTACATCTCACGAAAAGTAGCAGATAAATTGAAGTCATTATTTAATAGCGATAGAGCAGACTTTGAGAAGAAATGGAATGACATTAAACTCGTAATTGAGTACGGAATGTTATCTGAAGATAAATTCTTTGAAAAAGCAGATAAGTTTGCTTTATACCCTACAGTAGATGATTCTTACTTTACATGGGAAGAGCTTGAAGCAAAAATAAAAGACAACCAGACGGATAAGGATGGTAAAATGGTGGTGCTTTATGCAAGTGATAAAGATACACAACACTCATACATAGAAAGTGCAAAGGCAAAAGGATATGAAGTTTTATTACTAGATACTCCTATTGTACCGCACTTAATTCAAAAGCTTGAAACAAGCAAAGAGAACGTGAGCTTTGTACGTGTAGATGGAGATCACATCAATAATCTTATCAAGAAAGACGAAGAAGAGATTTCTAAACTTTCTGATGAGGAGATGGAAACTGTAAAAACTACCATTACAGAAGCGATAGGGACTACTTCTTATACGGTTCAAGTAGAAGCGATGGACAGTAACGCTGCGCCATTTATCATTACACAACCTGAGTTTATGCGTCGTATGAAAGAGATGCAGCAAACTGGCGGTGGCGGTGGTATGAACATGTTTGGTAATATGCCAGAGATGTACAACCTCGTAGTAAATGGTAATCATGCACTTGTGTCAGAAATTCTCAATGCAGACTCAGAAGACACTAAAAAGCGCTTAATCACACAGTCATTTGATCTAGCAAAGCTTTCTCAAAATCTTCTTAAAGGAGAGGAACTTACTAGCTTTATCAAACGTTCTTACGAGATGATTAAATAA
- the mltG gene encoding endolytic transglycosylase MltG, with the protein MYIKKILLLIVAIGIVIGGVFAYTVYTSIFSDNTAFNNDRAHLYIATGSAFNDVVADLSPLLKDEDSFITVAEKKGYNDNVRPGHYIIKKGMSNNEIINTIRIKNTPVKVAFNNQERLQDMAGRVATQIEADSTSLITAMLDTNFLREHDFNNDTALTMYIPNSYEFFWNTSAEDFRARMLSEYKKFWNATRLAKAAALNLTPQEVYSIAAIVQKETAKTDERPRVAGVYLNRLRDGIKLDADPTVIYAVKREKNDWDMVIKRVLYKDLEVDSPYNTYRNRGIPPGPIFMPDVTAIQAVLNPEKHSYYYFVADVENFGYHKFAKTLSQHNANSAAYRRWINNKGINR; encoded by the coding sequence ATGTACATTAAAAAGATTTTACTACTTATAGTTGCCATAGGCATTGTTATAGGAGGCGTATTTGCTTACACAGTATACACTTCTATTTTTTCTGACAATACTGCCTTTAACAATGATCGCGCGCACTTATACATTGCAACAGGATCTGCTTTTAATGATGTGGTTGCAGATCTCTCACCACTTTTAAAAGACGAAGATTCTTTTATTACTGTAGCCGAAAAGAAAGGATATAATGATAATGTGAGACCTGGTCATTACATTATAAAAAAGGGGATGAGTAATAATGAGATTATCAATACCATCCGTATTAAAAATACACCTGTAAAAGTGGCTTTTAATAACCAAGAGCGTTTACAAGATATGGCGGGTAGAGTAGCAACCCAAATAGAAGCAGATAGTACATCGCTTATAACAGCGATGCTCGATACAAACTTCTTGAGAGAACATGACTTTAATAATGACACTGCACTCACTATGTATATCCCTAATAGCTATGAGTTTTTCTGGAACACGAGTGCAGAAGATTTTAGAGCAAGAATGCTAAGTGAGTATAAAAAATTCTGGAATGCCACGCGATTAGCCAAAGCAGCAGCGCTTAATCTAACTCCGCAAGAAGTATACTCGATAGCAGCCATTGTGCAAAAGGAAACTGCCAAAACTGATGAGAGACCTAGAGTAGCTGGTGTGTATTTAAACAGACTTAGAGATGGCATAAAACTAGATGCAGATCCTACTGTTATTTATGCCGTAAAGAGAGAAAAGAATGACTGGGACATGGTCATAAAACGTGTGCTGTATAAAGATCTAGAAGTAGACTCTCCGTATAATACTTATAGAAATAGGGGTATTCCTCCAGGGCCTATATTCATGCCAGATGTAACGGCTATCCAGGCCGTGCTCAATCCAGAAAAGCATAGCTACTATTACTTTGTAGCAGATGTAGAAAACTTTGGATATCACAAGTTTGCTAAGACATTGTCACAACACAATGCAAATAGCGCTGCTTACAGACGCTGGATCAACAATAAGGGTATCAATCGTTAA
- a CDS encoding GNAT family N-acetyltransferase produces MKTLQGTHCYLRALEPEDIDHVYRVENDEGLWSVGETLVPFSKYVLKEYLANSHRDIFDVRQLRLVICDSTSHSFVGLIDVFDFDPHNLRAGIGIVIAGEEHKRKGYATESINLLKNYCNTHLNLHQLYANIEEDNKASISLFEKAGFELIGIKKQWRRKRSLTTGKESYINELLYQHIF; encoded by the coding sequence ATGAAGACATTGCAAGGCACCCATTGCTATTTAAGAGCACTAGAACCAGAAGATATTGATCACGTATATCGTGTAGAAAATGATGAAGGTTTATGGAGTGTGGGAGAGACACTTGTTCCGTTTTCTAAATATGTGCTCAAAGAATACTTAGCAAACAGCCACCGTGATATCTTTGACGTACGTCAATTGCGCTTAGTGATATGTGATAGTACTTCACATAGTTTTGTAGGTCTTATTGATGTATTTGACTTTGATCCACATAATTTAAGAGCAGGTATAGGTATTGTAATTGCTGGTGAGGAACATAAGAGAAAAGGTTACGCCACAGAGAGTATTAACCTTCTCAAAAATTACTGCAATACACATCTAAATTTACATCAACTATATGCTAATATAGAAGAGGACAATAAGGCAAGTATCTCACTATTTGAAAAAGCAGGTTTTGAGTTAATAGGTATTAAAAAACAGTGGAGACGCAAACGCAGTCTCACTACAGGAAAAGAATCATATATAAACGAATTACTATACCAACACATATTCTAG
- the dapF gene encoding diaminopimelate epimerase, which translates to MTIPFSKYQGTGNDFVIIDNRTQYFPKDDTKLISKLCDRKFGIGADGLMLLENHPSADFRMVYYNADGNESSMCGNGGRCLVAFAKALSIIENNATFEAIDGLHEASIEGDIVQLKMQDVSKIKKEPTYTFLDTGSPHHIAMVDDVEKVNVKAEGAALRYGSLYGEAGSNINFVQQLDNAHFAVRTYERGVEDETLSCGTGVTAVAIAAHTNGLTTSNKVALDVQGGKLSVQFEKTNDGYSNIYLIGPATFVFKGEWQ; encoded by the coding sequence ATGACAATCCCATTTTCAAAATATCAAGGTACTGGCAATGATTTTGTAATCATAGATAACCGTACTCAATACTTTCCCAAAGATGATACCAAACTCATCTCAAAGCTCTGTGACAGAAAGTTTGGCATAGGAGCAGATGGATTAATGCTGTTAGAAAACCATCCTTCGGCAGATTTTAGAATGGTGTACTATAATGCAGATGGTAATGAAAGTAGTATGTGTGGTAATGGTGGACGTTGTTTGGTAGCTTTCGCGAAAGCGTTATCTATTATAGAAAACAACGCAACCTTTGAAGCGATAGATGGTTTACACGAGGCAAGCATAGAAGGTGATATCGTGCAGCTGAAAATGCAAGATGTATCTAAAATTAAGAAAGAACCTACATATACTTTTTTAGATACAGGGTCACCACATCACATTGCAATGGTAGACGATGTAGAAAAAGTAAACGTAAAAGCCGAAGGTGCAGCATTGCGCTACGGTAGTTTATATGGAGAAGCGGGTAGTAACATCAATTTTGTACAGCAATTGGATAATGCTCATTTTGCAGTGCGCACCTATGAGCGTGGAGTAGAGGATGAAACGTTGAGCTGTGGGACAGGAGTGACAGCTGTTGCAATCGCAGCACATACAAATGGCTTAACCACTAGCAATAAAGTAGCGCTAGATGTACAAGGTGGGAAACTGTCTGTACAGTTTGAGAAAACTAATGATGGGTATTCTAATATCTATTTAATAGGTCCTGCAACATTTGTTTTTAAAGGAGAATGGCAATGA
- a CDS encoding trypsin-like peptidase domain-containing protein — protein sequence MKKIAGTILIAVLAGAITLGSYKLFIEEPIEVASYPNQIDNTPTYKPVNYEALTAAASGVDFTEAAERTVNGVVHVKNVQEYRQPRNMMEYLRGGGQANKGIVGAGSGVIISGDGFIITNNHVIDGATEVEVTLNNNKTFMAEVVGKDAKADIAILKIDAGEELPYIPFGDSDGTKVGEWVLAVGNPFNLTSTVTAGIVSAKARDIDERDANYQSFIQTDAAINPGNSGGALVNIFGELIGINTAITSQTGSYVGYAFAVPSNNARKIMEDIMQFGSVQKGILGVSGGTLTAEIAKAENLKTAEGFYVAGVEFESGAEQAGLKTGDIIKKIDNINITKFSDLTGYINSKRPDDVVQVEILRDDTKMTLPVTLIKSITFDIERLGIQVKNASPKDLAKYKAKNGVVISQTLTEAMKRYRIEGLVISEIDDVMVNSIEDVKNIFKNKSVNEPVSIVFVDQKGERNRFIFD from the coding sequence ATGAAAAAAATCGCAGGAACAATTTTAATCGCCGTACTAGCAGGCGCAATCACGCTAGGATCATATAAGCTATTTATTGAGGAGCCTATAGAAGTAGCCTCTTACCCTAATCAAATAGATAATACACCTACTTATAAACCGGTCAATTATGAAGCACTCACTGCTGCTGCAAGTGGTGTAGATTTTACAGAAGCTGCCGAAAGAACAGTGAATGGAGTGGTACACGTTAAAAACGTACAAGAATATAGACAGCCTCGTAATATGATGGAATATCTGAGAGGTGGCGGCCAGGCAAACAAAGGTATTGTAGGTGCAGGAAGTGGAGTTATCATCTCTGGCGACGGCTTTATAATTACAAACAATCACGTAATAGATGGCGCTACAGAAGTTGAAGTTACTTTAAACAACAACAAAACCTTCATGGCAGAAGTGGTAGGTAAAGACGCAAAGGCAGACATTGCAATATTAAAAATAGATGCTGGTGAGGAACTTCCTTATATCCCATTTGGCGATAGTGACGGCACAAAGGTAGGAGAATGGGTACTTGCCGTAGGTAATCCATTTAACTTAACCTCTACAGTAACCGCAGGGATTGTATCTGCAAAAGCTCGTGACATAGATGAGCGCGATGCAAACTACCAGTCCTTTATACAAACAGATGCAGCTATCAACCCTGGGAACAGCGGTGGAGCTTTGGTGAATATCTTTGGTGAGTTAATTGGTATTAATACTGCCATCACCTCACAAACTGGATCTTACGTAGGATACGCATTTGCCGTACCTTCAAATAATGCTCGTAAGATCATGGAAGACATCATGCAGTTTGGCTCTGTACAAAAAGGAATATTGGGAGTAAGTGGTGGTACACTTACAGCCGAAATTGCAAAAGCCGAAAACCTAAAAACTGCCGAAGGTTTTTATGTCGCAGGTGTAGAGTTTGAAAGTGGCGCAGAACAAGCAGGCTTAAAAACTGGAGATATCATTAAAAAGATAGACAATATTAACATTACAAAATTTTCTGATCTCACTGGATACATTAATTCAAAGAGACCTGATGATGTGGTTCAAGTTGAAATTTTAAGAGACGACACTAAAATGACATTACCTGTCACATTAATCAAATCAATTACTTTTGATATTGAAAGACTAGGTATACAAGTTAAAAATGCTTCACCAAAAGACCTTGCAAAATACAAAGCCAAAAATGGCGTAGTTATAAGCCAGACACTTACAGAAGCAATGAAACGTTATAGAATTGAAGGACTTGTAATCTCAGAGATAGATGACGTGATGGTAAATTCTATAGAGGATGTAAAGAACATCTTTAAAAATAAAAGTGTAAACGAACCTGTAAGTATCGTTTTTGTTGATCAAAAAGGAGAACGCAACCGCTTCATCTTCGATTAA
- a CDS encoding glyceraldehyde-3-phosphate dehydrogenase, which yields MSQSETYEKELSFQADRRRATVEFIKIASDLWYDSAIELVVFRNQVMDRNVSQILDLHEYAGAFVGKPISIFDSVEIAEAIKQLNLPPSKLDIGKLTYEYHLEDNANATSFVAQRLKPAENVTPIEPKDVVLYGFGRIGRLVARELMTRTGKGSQLRLRAVVTRGVVDQTVLEKRASLLKSDSVHGDFTGTVTIDAENKALIINGTTVNFISANAPEDIDYTAYGISDALVIDNTGAFRDKEQLSRHLVSKGAAKVLLTAPGKGIPNIVHGVNHMENNPDEINIFSAASCTTNAITPILKAIDDTLGVETGHLETIHAYTNDQNLVDNMHSKYRRGRAAALNMVITETGAGAAVSKALPHFEGKLTSNAIRVPVPNGSLAILNLELNKKTSIKGINTLLKKYALEGALVEQIKYSIDNELVSSDIIGSSAPSIYDSNATIVRKDGKNVILYVWYDNEYGYSHQVIRLAKYIAKVRRFTYY from the coding sequence ATGAGTCAATCAGAAACGTACGAAAAAGAACTATCCTTTCAAGCAGATCGCCGTAGAGCAACTGTAGAATTTATTAAAATTGCTAGTGATTTATGGTACGACAGCGCCATAGAACTTGTAGTATTTAGAAATCAAGTAATGGATCGCAACGTGAGCCAGATTCTAGATTTACACGAGTATGCAGGTGCCTTTGTAGGGAAGCCTATCTCAATTTTTGATAGTGTAGAAATCGCAGAAGCAATCAAGCAACTTAACCTTCCTCCTTCTAAGCTAGACATAGGTAAACTTACTTATGAGTATCACCTAGAGGATAATGCAAATGCAACTAGTTTTGTAGCGCAGCGCTTAAAGCCTGCCGAAAATGTAACTCCTATTGAGCCTAAAGATGTTGTTCTTTACGGTTTTGGACGTATAGGTCGTCTTGTTGCAAGAGAGTTAATGACTCGCACTGGCAAAGGAAGCCAGCTACGTCTAAGAGCAGTAGTGACTCGCGGTGTTGTAGATCAAACGGTTCTTGAAAAAAGAGCTAGTCTTCTTAAAAGTGATTCTGTACACGGTGACTTTACAGGAACTGTAACTATAGATGCAGAAAATAAAGCACTTATCATTAATGGTACCACCGTAAACTTCATAAGTGCAAATGCACCAGAAGATATCGATTATACGGCATACGGCATTAGCGATGCGTTAGTTATTGATAATACTGGAGCCTTCCGTGATAAAGAACAACTGAGTAGGCATCTAGTAAGCAAAGGAGCTGCTAAGGTACTTCTTACTGCTCCTGGAAAAGGGATTCCTAACATCGTACACGGTGTAAACCACATGGAGAATAACCCAGATGAAATCAATATTTTCTCTGCAGCTTCTTGTACTACTAATGCCATCACTCCTATTCTTAAAGCGATTGATGACACATTAGGTGTAGAAACAGGACACCTAGAAACGATACACGCATATACTAACGATCAGAACCTAGTTGATAACATGCACAGCAAGTACCGTAGAGGTCGTGCTGCTGCACTTAACATGGTAATCACAGAGACTGGTGCTGGAGCTGCAGTGAGTAAAGCGCTTCCTCATTTTGAAGGGAAACTTACTTCAAATGCGATACGCGTTCCTGTACCTAACGGTTCACTTGCGATACTTAATCTAGAACTGAATAAGAAAACAAGCATAAAGGGAATCAACACGCTTCTTAAAAAATATGCGCTTGAAGGAGCTCTTGTGGAGCAAATCAAGTATTCTATTGATAACGAACTCGTATCTAGCGACATCATAGGATCATCTGCTCCTAGCATTTATGACAGTAATGCTACGATAGTACGTAAGGATGGTAAAAACGTTATACTCTACGTTTGGTATGATAACGAGTATGGATATAGCCATCAAGTTATACGCCTTGCTAAGTACATTGCAAAGGTGCGCAGATTTACATATTACTAG
- a CDS encoding DUF748 domain-containing protein encodes MNNIEQKTKRKAVKKKRYWIPVTIILLLIIARLLLPYIVKKYVNKTLANIPGYYGQAEDIDIALYRGAYVIKGLYLNKVDAQTQVPFLNFPQTDISVEWKSIFDGKIVAEIKMYSPQVTYIFEDQNTPTEGQEADVDDWTAVLTDLVPLEINHFEVHDGKLGFAQITTEPQIDLYMDQVELTADNLRNVKETERNLPSPIKATGVTIGQGLFDLDGKINLIKEIPDMDIDFALENANITAINDLTRHYGGIDFKNGTVEVFGEIAIADGYLKGYVKPLIEDSKLISKEDGILGVIWEGFVGVFKFILKNQGTNTLALKVPLEGDLNNVEAGVFPTIFSIFENGWINAFKTNVDEEINFSDAEAEADRISEEELDAMSGKERRAYKKEQRIKRREQRRKERQSENDAKESI; translated from the coding sequence ATGAATAATATTGAGCAAAAGACTAAGCGCAAAGCGGTAAAGAAAAAAAGATACTGGATTCCGGTTACTATTATTTTACTGCTCATAATTGCAAGATTACTTCTCCCTTATATAGTAAAGAAGTATGTAAATAAAACTCTTGCAAACATACCTGGTTATTATGGCCAAGCGGAAGACATTGACATAGCACTTTACAGAGGAGCTTATGTGATAAAAGGACTCTACTTGAACAAGGTTGACGCACAAACGCAGGTGCCATTTCTCAATTTTCCGCAAACAGATATTTCTGTAGAGTGGAAGTCTATTTTTGATGGTAAAATTGTTGCCGAGATAAAGATGTATAGTCCGCAGGTAACCTACATTTTTGAAGATCAAAATACTCCAACAGAAGGACAAGAGGCAGATGTAGATGATTGGACTGCTGTACTTACAGATCTTGTACCCTTAGAAATAAACCATTTTGAAGTACATGATGGAAAACTAGGATTTGCACAAATAACCACTGAGCCACAAATAGATTTATACATGGATCAAGTTGAACTCACTGCAGATAATCTGCGCAATGTAAAAGAAACAGAGCGCAATTTACCCTCACCTATAAAAGCTACGGGCGTGACTATTGGTCAGGGCTTATTTGACCTAGATGGTAAAATCAATCTTATCAAAGAGATTCCAGATATGGACATTGATTTTGCGCTAGAAAACGCAAATATCACTGCCATTAATGATCTTACAAGACACTACGGAGGGATTGACTTCAAAAATGGCACCGTAGAAGTCTTTGGAGAGATTGCAATAGCAGATGGATATCTTAAAGGTTATGTAAAACCACTTATAGAAGATAGTAAACTGATAAGCAAGGAAGACGGTATCTTAGGAGTGATATGGGAAGGTTTTGTAGGAGTTTTTAAGTTTATTCTCAAAAACCAAGGTACAAATACACTCGCGCTTAAGGTTCCGCTAGAGGGCGATCTTAATAATGTAGAAGCAGGAGTTTTTCCTACGATATTTAGCATTTTTGAAAATGGATGGATTAATGCTTTTAAAACGAATGTAGATGAAGAGATTAATTTTTCTGACGCAGAGGCAGAAGCAGATAGAATATCTGAGGAAGAACTAGATGCAATGAGTGGAAAAGAAAGAAGAGCTTATAAAAAAGAACAACGTATAAAAAGGAGAGAACAAAGACGCAAGGAACGACAATCAGAAAATGACGCGAAAGAATCAATATAA
- a CDS encoding GNAT family N-acetyltransferase: MHIRKATLQDLDIITPLFDGYRQFYRQASDLEGASLFLTERLSHNESTILIAFHDSEETEAVGFTQLYPLFSSVSMERMLLLNDLYIIPTHRGKGIGTLLINSAKELCTSSHQKGIVLQTETTNPAQQLYERLGFNKDPDLHYFWAH; this comes from the coding sequence ATGCACATACGCAAAGCAACTTTACAAGACCTAGACATCATAACACCACTGTTTGATGGATATAGACAATTTTATAGACAAGCATCAGACCTTGAAGGCGCAAGCCTATTTTTGACAGAAAGACTTTCTCATAATGAGAGTACTATTCTTATAGCCTTTCATGACAGTGAAGAAACGGAGGCCGTAGGATTTACCCAGCTTTACCCACTATTCTCATCAGTAAGTATGGAGCGCATGCTACTACTTAATGATTTGTATATTATACCAACACATCGTGGTAAAGGGATAGGTACTTTACTTATAAACAGTGCAAAAGAACTATGCACGTCGTCACATCAAAAAGGCATCGTTCTACAAACTGAGACTACAAACCCTGCTCAACAACTTTATGAGCGCCTAGGATTTAATAAAGACCCCGATTTACATTACTTTTGGGCTCACTAG
- the trmD gene encoding tRNA (guanosine(37)-N1)-methyltransferase TrmD, translating to MRIDIITVVPDLLKSPFEASIMQRSIAKGLVDVQFHNLRDYTDTNYKQVDDYQFGGGAGMVMQIEPIDKCISKLKSERDYDEVIYMTPDGETLDQGMANTISLKGNIIILCGHYKGVDQRVRDHFITKEISIGDYVLSGGELGALILCDAVIRLIPGVLGNETSALTDSFQDGLLAPPIYTRPADYKGWKVPEILTSGNTPKIEEWREEQAYIRTKERRPDLLEE from the coding sequence ATGAGAATAGATATCATTACCGTTGTACCAGATTTACTTAAAAGCCCTTTTGAAGCTTCTATCATGCAGCGCTCTATCGCAAAAGGATTAGTAGATGTGCAGTTTCATAATCTACGTGATTACACAGATACAAACTATAAGCAAGTAGACGACTACCAGTTTGGTGGAGGCGCAGGAATGGTGATGCAGATTGAGCCTATAGATAAATGTATCTCTAAGCTTAAATCTGAACGTGACTATGATGAGGTGATCTATATGACTCCAGATGGAGAGACCCTAGACCAAGGGATGGCAAATACCATCTCTCTCAAAGGAAATATCATCATTTTGTGCGGTCATTATAAAGGAGTAGATCAGCGTGTGAGAGATCATTTTATTACTAAAGAAATATCCATAGGAGACTACGTTTTGAGTGGTGGAGAGCTAGGTGCTCTGATACTTTGCGACGCTGTCATACGTTTAATTCCTGGGGTGCTAGGTAATGAGACTTCGGCGCTGACAGATAGTTTTCAAGATGGATTACTCGCTCCACCTATTTACACACGCCCAGCAGATTATAAAGGCTGGAAAGTTCCTGAGATTTTAACGAGTGGTAACACTCCTAAAATTGAAGAATGGCGAGAAGAACAAGCATATATAAGAACAAAAGAAAGAAGACCAGACTTACTAGAGGAGTAA